One genomic segment of Rhinolophus sinicus isolate RSC01 linkage group LG11, ASM3656204v1, whole genome shotgun sequence includes these proteins:
- the LOC109433997 gene encoding chymotrypsinogen B, translating to MAFLWLLSCLALVEAAFGCGVPAIHPVLSGLSRIVNGEDAIPGSWPWQVSLQDKTGFHFCGGSLISEDWVVTAAHCGVKTSHVVVAGEFDQGSDEENIQVLEIAQVFKNPKFNMLTVRNDITLLKLATPARFSQTVSAVCLPDADDDFPAGSLCATTGWGKTKFNANKTPDKLQQAALPLLSNDECKKFWGNKITDVMVCAGASGVSSCMGDSGGPLVCQKDGAWTLVGIVSWGSGFCSTSTPAVYARVTELMPWVQEILAAN from the exons ATGGCTTTCCTCTGGCTCCTCTCCTGCCTCGCCCTCGTGGAAGCTGCCTTCG gCTGCGGGGTCCCCGCCATCCACCCCGTGCTGAGTGGCCTGTCCAGGATCGTCAACGGGGAAGATGCTATCCCTGGCTCCTGGCCCTGGCAGGTGTCCCTGCAG GACAAAACCGGCTTCCACTTCTGCGGGGGCTCCCTCATCAGCGAGGACTGGGTGGTGACCGCTGCCCACTGCGGAGTCAA GACCTCCCACGTGGTCGTGGCCGGGGAGTTTGACCAGGGCTCCGATGAGGAAAACATCCAGGTTCTGGAGATTGCCCAG GTTTTCAAGAACCCCAAGTTCAACATGCTCACCGTCCGCAACGACATCACCCTGCTGAAGCTGGCCACTCCCGCCCGCTTCTCCCAGACCGTGTCCGCTGTGTGCCTGCCTGACGCTGACGACGACTTCCCCGCTGGGAGCCTGTGTGCCACCACTGGCTGGGGCAAGACCAAGTTCAATG CCAACAAGACCCCTGACAAGCTGCAGCAGGCCGCCCTGCCCCTCCTGTCCAACGATGAATGCAAGAAGTTCTGGGGCAACAAGATCACCGACGTGATGGTCTGCGCCGGAGCCAGCGGTGTCTCCTCCTGCATG GGTGACTCTGGCGGCCCCCTGGTCTGTCAGAAGGATGGAGCCTGGACTCTGGTGGGCATCGTGTCCTGGGGCAGCGGCTTTTGCTCCACCTCCACGCCTGCCGTGTACGCCCGCGTGACGGAGCTCATGCCCTGGGTTCAGGAGATTCTGGCCGCCAACTGA
- the LOC109459397 gene encoding chymotrypsinogen 2 — MTFLWLLSCALLGTAFGCGVPAIHPVLSGLSRIVNGEEAIPGSWPWQVSLQDKTGFHFCGGSLISEDWVVTAAHCSVRTSHLVVAGEFDQGSDAEDIQVLKIAKVFKNPKFNMFTINNDITLLKLATPARFSQTVSPVCLPEDSDDFPAGSLCATTGWGLTKHNNAKTPDKLQQAALPLLSNTNCKKFWGNKITNLMVCAGASGVSSCMGDSGGPLVCQKDGAWTLVGIVSWGSGTCSTSTPGVYARVTELMPWVRQILAAN, encoded by the exons ATGACCTTTCTCTGGCTCCTGTCCTGCGCCCTCCTGGGTACAGCTTTCG gctgcGGGGTCCCCGCCATCCACCCCGTGCTGAGTGGCCTGTCCAGGATCGTCAATGGGGAAGAGGCTATCCCTGGCTCCTGGCCCTGGCAGGTGTCCCTGCAG gACAAAACCGGCTTCCACTTCTGCGGGGGCTCCCTCATCAGCGAGGACTGGGTGGTGACCGCCGCCCACTGCAGTGTCAG AACCTCTCACCTGGTCGTGGCCGGGGAGTTTGACCAGGGCTCAGACGCTGAGGACATCCAGGTGCTGAAGATTGCCAAG GTTTTCAAGAACCCCAAGTTCAACATGTTCACCATCAACAACGACATCACCCTGCTGAAGCTGGCCACGCCCGCCCGCTTCTCCCAGACCGTGTCCCCTGTGTGCCTGCCTGAGGACTCTGACGACTTCCCTGCGGGGTCGCTGTGTGCCACCACGGGCTGGGGCTTGACCAAACACAACA ATGCCAAGACCCCTGACAAGCTGCAGCAGGCAGCCCTGCCCCTCCTGTCTAACACCAACTGCAAGAAGTTCTGGGGCAACAAGATCACCAACCTCATGGTCTGCGCAGGTGCCAGTGGCGTCTCCTCCTGCATG GGTGACTCTGGCGGCCCCCTGGTCTGCCAGAAGGATGGAGCCTGGACCCTGGTGGGCATCGTGTCCTGGGGCAGCGGTACCTGCTCCACCTCCACCCCTGGCGTGTACGCCCGTGTGACGGAACTCATGCCCTGGGTGCGGCAGATCCTGGCCGCCAACTGA